GATCTATAGGGAAAGAGGTAATGTAGCCATGCACAAACAAGAAATCTTCAGTCCCTCCAACAACTGGATGATCCGAACGCTTCATGTTATTAGTGCCTCCAACAATGGAAATAGAGCCCTTGTGATCCTTCAGACGCAGAGTTAGCTTTGCGACCGAAATGCTGCTAAGCCCGTCAAGTCCAGAGGTGATGGAGGTTCCTTCTGCGGTCCCAAGTTGTTTTGAGGATCTGTTTGCTTTGGCAGTCAAAGGATCCTGAAACACAAAAAGGGTTCCAAAAGGGCTTGTGCTTTCACTGATTCCTCCCCCTCCTTCTATACCACTCACTATGGCATATCCCGTTTTGTTTATGGTTTCATGTTGGAACAGTGTGAAGTGAAGGGATTTGTGGCGGTGACGGAGACGGTTGCggttgtggtggtggtggtgatgggaGGCACAAGTGCCCTCAAATGGGAGTATGGCCAAAATTAAAAGCAAAGTAGCAAGAGCATAGTTGTGCAAAGCAAAGGCCATTGTTAGCTGTTTTGCTCACAAAAGAGGGTTATGTTATGTCTCAGTATATGCTTGACACAAGTGTACTAGGTTTATACTATATATAGTGTGAAAATTTAGTTTGTACTAATGGCATCAATATGAAAACGATGCTCAAGTCATTGGTGGTGGTTTTGGTCTTTTATATTTCGTTTTCCTTCATCAGATGTATACACGGTAAAAAGTTGTGTGAATTTATCCAAGACCTTTTTAGTTGTAGCTTGAGTTTATATGACTAGAAACAATGTAGAAAGAGTCAAATTACTTGATCGGCTTCATTTTGATGTTCCCTTTGTTTGCGCAATTAAGAGCATATGATCGATTATCTGTCTAACTGTCTTTATTTGCCTTTTTATTAAGTGAACTTAGGTAGGATGCGTCTTTCAAAATAGAGCAGCCACGTAATTAGTTGAGTGGTGAGTGCAACACGCCACTCTATTTTAATTGtgtaattcaaatttcattatCAACAAAACACGGAAAATTcagttcaatatattttaataattctcTTGTCATAGAATAGGACAAATTGATTCTACGTACTGAGTTGTAAATTCCTTTGGAACCGAAATTGAATTCTCGAAAAGTATTTTGCATTTCAACATTGAAGTTTTAAAGATTACAcgaaaaaatcttatataactaattccaaattatataaaaagtgaCATTGACtaggaaaaaaagagataatacAAAAAACATTCCGaacaataattttgtttt
The nucleotide sequence above comes from Glycine soja cultivar W05 chromosome 11, ASM419377v2, whole genome shotgun sequence. Encoded proteins:
- the LOC114375776 gene encoding disease resistance response protein 206-like — its product is MAFALHNYALATLLLILAILPFEGTCASHHHHHHNRNRLRHRHKSLHFTLFQHETINKTGYAIVSGIEGGGGISESTSPFGTLFVFQDPLTAKANRSSKQLGTAEGTSITSGLDGLSSISVAKLTLRLKDHKGSISIVGGTNNMKRSDHPVVGGTEDFLFVHGYITSFPIDLKGPSVVYKIGFHLYWPPYPPQAS